One stretch of Mobula birostris isolate sMobBir1 chromosome 5, sMobBir1.hap1, whole genome shotgun sequence DNA includes these proteins:
- the LOC140197508 gene encoding prostaglandin E2 receptor EP4 subtype-like, with product MRPLQNDSRGNSSWQADSSAKGASPLIPTLMFVSGVVGNLIAIAVLSRSRREQRGTTFYTLVCGLAVTDLLGTCLASPITIATYLRGEWPGDSALCEYASFVLLFFSTAGLSIICAMSLERYFAINHAYLYSQHMDKRLAALTLCTIYAANTLFCALPSCGLGHTVHQYPETWCFIDWRTNHSRHAVYSYMYAGFNSFLIVVTVLCNVLVCGALIRMHRQFVRRTSLGARQRPALARRQGSFKRLAGAEIQMVILLIATSAVVLICSSPLVVRVFVNQLYRPLVVKDPALNPDLRAIRIASINPILDPWIYIVLRKAVLSKLAQRLKCLFCWLGVRNSPGRGHFHHFTSRRASTQDFKEPGNGHTSHTLLPLTEIVGGTGEGQPPPRTQLALVHHPEKEPLGGVGPLRVIFTAQQAGQLAERCI from the exons ATGAGACCCCTCCAAAACGACAGCAGAGGCAACAGCAGTTGGCAGGCGGACTCGTCGGCGAAGGGCGCCTCCCCGCTCATCCCCACCCTCATGTTCGTCTCTGGCGTAGTGGGCAACCTGATAGCAATCGCCGTGCTCTCGAGGAGCCGCCGCGAACAGCGGGGAACCACCTTCTACACGCTGGTGTGCGGGCTGGCCGTCACCGACCTGCTGGGCACCTGCCTGGCCAGCCCCATCACCATCGCCACCTACCTGCGCGGGGAATGGCCGGGGGACAGCGCTCTGTGTGAATACGCCTCCTTCGTGCTGCTCTTCTTCAGCACGGCCGGCCTCAGCATCATCTGCGCCATGTCGTTGGAGCGTTACTTCGCTATCAACCACGCTTACCTGTACAGCCAGCATATGGACAAGCGGCTGGCCGCCCTCACCCTCTGCACCATCTACGCGGCCAACACGCTCTTCTGCGCGCTGCCGTCCTGCGGTCTCGGGCACACCGTGCACCAGTACCCAGAAACCTGGTGCTTTATCGACTGGCGCACCAACCACAGCCGGCACGCCGTGTACTCCTACATGTACGCCGGCTTCAACTCCTTCCTCATCGTGGTCACGGTCCTCTGTAACGTACTGGTGTGCGGCGCGCTCATCCGGATGCACCGGCAGTTCGTGCGCCGCACCTCGCTGGGAGCCAGACAGCGGCCCGCCCTCGCCCGGCGGCAGGGCAGCTTCAAGCGTCTGGCCGGCGCTGAAATCCAGATGGTCATCTTGCTGATCGCTACCTCCGCCGTGGTACTCATCTGCTCCAGCCCGCTGGTG GTGCGGGTGTTTGTCAACCAGCTGTACCGGCCGCTGGTGGtgaaggacccagcactgaacccAGACCTTCGGGCGATCCGCATCGCCTCCATCAACCCAATCCTGGACCCCTGGATCTACATCGTCCTGCGCAAGGCTGTGCTCAGTAAGCTGGCACAGAGGCTCAAGTGCCTGTTCTGCTGGTTGGGGGTGCGGAATTCCCCTGGGAGGGGCCACTTCCACCACTTCACCTCTCGCCGGGCGTCCACCCAGGACTTTAAGGAACCAGGCAATGGCCACACCTCGCACACTCTGCTGCCACTGACAGAGATAGTGGGCGGCACTGGGGAGGGGCAACCCCCGCCCAGGACCCAACTTGCCCTGGTTCACCATCCGGAGAAGGAACCCCTGGGGGGAGTTGGCCCTCTGAGGGTGATCTTCACTGCTCAGCAAGCAGGACAGCTGGCAGAGAGGTGCATCTAG